The Roseococcus microcysteis genome contains a region encoding:
- a CDS encoding DUF3775 domain-containing protein, translating to MAVEENEDGEVDLGISLEVVATVVDLARAVQEAEEAEAGRADDDEELDDDLEDEITEEMLTDYLDELNEEQQVALIALAWVGRGDHEPEEWNEALKLATERNAAGSASAYLAGMEGLGDLLAEGVAAFGLSVEEVDR from the coding sequence ATGGCAGTCGAAGAGAACGAAGACGGCGAGGTGGACCTGGGCATCAGCCTCGAGGTGGTGGCCACGGTGGTGGACCTGGCCCGCGCCGTCCAGGAAGCCGAGGAGGCCGAGGCCGGCCGCGCCGATGACGACGAGGAGCTGGACGACGACCTCGAGGACGAGATCACCGAGGAAATGCTGACCGACTACCTCGATGAGCTGAACGAGGAGCAGCAGGTGGCGCTGATCGCGCTGGCCTGGGTGGGCCGCGGCGACCATGAGCCGGAAGAGTGGAACGAGGCCCTGAAGCTCGCGACCGAGCGCAACGCGGCCGGCTCGGCCAGCGCCTACCTGGCCGGCATGGAAGGCCTGGGCGACCTGCTGGCCGAGGGCGTGGCCGCCTTCGGGCTCAGCGTGGAGGAAGTGGACCGGTAG
- a CDS encoding response regulator, whose protein sequence is MAGGAVRPLRLLVADDIAPNRLLMRALLGAAGHEVTVVTDGAEALAAVQSQPFDAVLMDVRMPGMDGLEATRRLRALPGPEARLPVIAVTASALPEEIAECRAAGMDTHVAKPVDRAVLLALLARITAGPEAPPAEAVPPDPVAALRAELGEAALPLLHGFMDELDEVAAALEVPGVSGQILNALIHRGQGAAASLGDRPVIAALEAAQRRLREGEAAPAVLAGLRPALRAELPRLRAALEKALGPSAVAK, encoded by the coding sequence ATGGCCGGCGGCGCGGTGCGGCCGCTGCGCCTTCTGGTGGCGGACGACATCGCGCCCAACCGCCTGCTGATGCGCGCCCTGCTGGGCGCGGCCGGCCATGAGGTGACGGTGGTGACGGATGGTGCCGAGGCGCTGGCCGCCGTCCAGTCCCAGCCTTTCGACGCGGTGCTGATGGATGTGCGGATGCCCGGCATGGACGGGCTGGAGGCCACGCGGCGCCTGCGCGCCCTGCCGGGGCCCGAGGCCCGCCTGCCCGTGATCGCGGTGACGGCCTCGGCCTTGCCGGAGGAGATCGCGGAATGCCGCGCCGCGGGCATGGACACGCATGTGGCCAAGCCCGTGGACCGGGCGGTGCTGCTGGCGTTGCTCGCGCGCATCACCGCCGGGCCCGAGGCCCCGCCCGCCGAGGCCGTCCCGCCCGACCCCGTGGCCGCGCTGCGCGCCGAGCTGGGCGAGGCGGCGCTTCCCCTGCTGCACGGCTTCATGGACGAACTGGACGAGGTGGCGGCCGCGCTGGAGGTGCCGGGCGTGTCGGGCCAGATCCTGAACGCGCTCATCCATCGCGGCCAGGGCGCCGCCGCCAGCCTGGGCGACCGGCCCGTGATCGCGGCGCTGGAAGCCGCCCAGCGCCGCCTGCGCGAGGGCGAGGCCGCCCCCGCCGTCCTGGCCGGGCTGCGTCCCGCCCTGCGCGCCGAGTTGCCGCGGCTGCGCGCCGCGCTGGAGAAGGCGCTGGGGCCTTCCGCGGTGGCGAAGTAG
- a CDS encoding sensor histidine kinase: MQTGRLLRAAVVAAGLIILLAQIAANLLLTERAHRSALDNAEETVTRVARSVEATMNRAFLQVDSLLLGLPTLLGPFEGWGPGGSFDRAAAGRLLRELNNQNLTVRDILLVGPGGPEVSGLTVSRRRALPIDLTRDLRPAGLPGAGLQLAGPVRNPGTGEWSLFFARNVNIQGLGAMMAVAEMPVAVVTGLLGAGGEPEGLRVSLEMRDGTLLATLPPDETRMGQRLDRAAGQGLVSVSRFDGTAVIGVERPTLYPSLAISVSLDRDVALAAWRVQRDRAAVVATALTLLVLAVVAAMLVALRQRARVDEERLRWRRTLENALESMTDGFVMFDAEDRLVICNQRYREFYAESAPFIEEGAFFDDIIRGGIANGQYPQFEGDVDGFIAELKVWRRSGGAPIERLLPDGRWILITERPTPDGGTVGIRTDITALKEAVREVEAAAEAKSMFLARMSHELRTPLNAILGFAGLLLSDRTMTPAHYEQLRLLHEAGSHVRELVNGLLDLAKINAGKLELEQAPLALTPLLEGCLGFLSPDARRKQITLRMVADPDLPAGVLGDATRLRQMILNLLSNAVKFTPVGGRVELRVRPISGGIRVEVQDSGPGVPREKRHLLFQDFTQLGELGDPESPGTGLGLAITARLVALMQGRIGVESEPGQGAMFWVEVPLAEATPRASRRSRAWPAARCGRCAFWWRTTSRPTAC, encoded by the coding sequence ATGCAGACCGGCCGCCTTCTGCGCGCCGCGGTGGTCGCGGCGGGCCTCATCATCCTGCTGGCCCAGATCGCGGCCAACCTGCTGCTGACCGAGCGTGCGCATCGCAGCGCGCTCGACAACGCCGAGGAGACCGTGACCCGCGTGGCGCGCTCGGTCGAGGCGACGATGAACCGCGCCTTCCTGCAGGTGGACAGCCTCCTGCTCGGCCTGCCCACGCTGCTTGGCCCCTTCGAAGGCTGGGGGCCCGGGGGCAGCTTCGACCGCGCCGCGGCGGGGCGGCTGCTACGGGAGCTGAACAACCAGAACCTGACCGTCCGCGACATCCTGCTGGTGGGGCCAGGCGGGCCGGAGGTCTCGGGCCTGACCGTCTCGCGCCGCCGCGCCCTGCCCATAGACCTGACGCGGGACCTTCGCCCCGCGGGGCTTCCGGGGGCGGGGCTGCAACTGGCCGGGCCGGTGCGGAACCCGGGCACGGGCGAATGGTCTCTCTTCTTCGCGCGGAACGTCAACATCCAGGGCCTGGGGGCGATGATGGCCGTGGCGGAGATGCCGGTCGCCGTCGTCACCGGCCTGCTGGGCGCGGGCGGGGAGCCCGAGGGGCTGCGCGTCAGCCTCGAGATGCGCGACGGCACCTTGCTGGCCACCCTGCCGCCCGATGAGACGCGCATGGGCCAGCGCCTGGACCGCGCCGCGGGGCAGGGGCTGGTCAGCGTCTCGCGCTTCGACGGCACGGCGGTGATCGGGGTCGAACGGCCCACGCTCTACCCTTCGCTCGCCATCAGTGTTTCGCTCGACCGCGATGTGGCGCTCGCCGCGTGGCGGGTCCAGCGCGACCGTGCGGCGGTGGTGGCGACGGCGCTGACGCTGCTGGTGCTGGCGGTGGTGGCCGCCATGCTGGTGGCGCTGCGCCAGCGCGCGCGCGTGGACGAGGAGCGCCTGCGCTGGCGCCGCACGCTGGAGAACGCGCTGGAGAGCATGACCGACGGCTTCGTCATGTTCGACGCCGAGGACCGCCTGGTCATCTGCAACCAGCGCTACCGTGAATTCTACGCCGAGAGCGCGCCCTTCATCGAGGAGGGCGCCTTCTTCGACGACATCATTCGCGGCGGCATCGCCAACGGGCAGTACCCGCAGTTCGAGGGCGACGTGGACGGCTTCATCGCCGAGCTGAAGGTCTGGCGCCGCTCGGGCGGCGCGCCGATCGAGCGGCTGCTGCCCGATGGCCGGTGGATCCTGATCACGGAACGCCCCACCCCCGATGGCGGCACGGTGGGCATCCGCACCGACATCACCGCGCTGAAGGAGGCCGTGCGCGAGGTCGAGGCCGCGGCCGAGGCCAAGAGCATGTTCCTGGCCCGCATGTCGCATGAGCTCCGCACGCCGCTGAACGCCATCCTGGGCTTCGCCGGGCTGTTGCTGTCGGACCGCACCATGACGCCCGCCCATTACGAGCAGCTGCGCCTGCTGCACGAGGCGGGGTCCCATGTGCGGGAGCTGGTGAACGGGTTGCTGGACCTCGCCAAGATCAATGCCGGCAAGCTGGAGCTGGAACAGGCGCCGCTCGCGCTCACGCCGCTCCTGGAGGGGTGCCTGGGCTTCCTCAGCCCGGATGCGCGGCGCAAGCAGATCACGCTGCGCATGGTGGCCGACCCGGACCTGCCGGCGGGCGTGCTGGGAGATGCGACCCGGCTGCGGCAGATGATCCTGAACCTGCTGTCCAACGCGGTGAAGTTCACCCCCGTGGGCGGGCGGGTGGAGCTGCGGGTGCGCCCCATCTCGGGCGGCATCCGCGTCGAGGTGCAGGACAGCGGCCCGGGCGTGCCGCGTGAGAAGCGCCATCTGCTGTTCCAGGACTTCACCCAGCTGGGTGAGCTGGGCGATCCCGAGAGCCCGGGAACGGGCCTCGGCCTTGCCATCACCGCGCGGCTGGTGGCGCTCATGCAGGGGAGGATCGGCGTGGAGAGTGAACCAGGCCAGGGGGCGATGTTCTGGGTGGAGGTGCCGCTCGCCGAGGCGACCCCCCGCGCGAGCCGGCGCAGCCGGGCATGGCCGGCGGCGCGGTGCGGCCGCTGCGCCTTCTGGTGGCGGACGACATCGCGCCCAACCGCCTGCTGA
- a CDS encoding TRAP transporter substrate-binding protein, with protein MRMAALAVLVSLGFAMIAAASPAAAQPAGTAATPGTVHLRVVGGLASISQYVRFEKPFWEQRIQALSGGRITAQIAPFDESGLRAPELLAMLRLGVVPFGTVLLGAAAADEPEFNVLDLPALSPDFATLRRNVARVRPYVEALLRDRHNVEVLGLYTYPAQVLFCRRPFNGLGDLRGRRIRTSGVAQSELVEALGATPVVIPFAEIVPAVRNNLVECAITGTLSGNAIGLHEVTGHVHAMAISWGLSAFGASRGAWAALPPDIQALLREAVAGLERDIWDGADRETGEGLACNAGRPGCERGTPGRMQIVPVSPADTALRDRLLRETVVPRWISRCGDDCAEVWNRHLAPVTGFRAVGE; from the coding sequence ATGCGAATGGCGGCCCTGGCGGTCCTGGTCTCGCTGGGCTTCGCCATGATCGCCGCCGCTTCGCCCGCCGCGGCGCAGCCGGCCGGCACGGCGGCCACGCCCGGCACCGTGCATCTGCGCGTGGTGGGCGGGCTGGCCAGCATCAGCCAGTATGTTCGCTTCGAGAAACCCTTCTGGGAACAGAGGATCCAGGCCCTCTCGGGCGGGCGGATCACCGCGCAGATCGCCCCCTTCGACGAGAGCGGGCTGCGCGCGCCCGAATTGCTGGCCATGCTCCGCCTCGGCGTCGTGCCCTTCGGCACCGTGCTGCTGGGCGCGGCCGCGGCGGATGAGCCCGAGTTCAACGTGCTGGACCTGCCGGCGCTGAGCCCCGACTTCGCCACGCTGCGCCGCAACGTGGCGCGGGTGCGGCCCTATGTGGAAGCCCTCCTGCGCGACCGGCACAATGTCGAGGTGCTGGGCCTCTACACCTACCCCGCCCAGGTCCTGTTCTGCCGCCGGCCCTTCAACGGGCTGGGCGACCTGCGGGGGCGGCGCATCCGCACCTCGGGCGTCGCGCAGTCGGAACTGGTGGAGGCGCTGGGCGCCACCCCCGTCGTGATCCCCTTCGCCGAGATCGTTCCCGCGGTCCGCAACAACCTCGTGGAATGCGCCATCACGGGCACCCTTTCGGGCAATGCCATCGGGCTGCACGAGGTGACGGGGCATGTCCACGCCATGGCCATCTCCTGGGGGCTCTCGGCCTTCGGCGCCTCGCGCGGGGCCTGGGCCGCCCTGCCGCCCGACATCCAGGCGCTGCTGCGCGAGGCGGTGGCGGGCTTGGAGCGCGACATCTGGGACGGCGCCGACCGCGAGACGGGCGAGGGCCTGGCCTGCAATGCGGGCCGCCCGGGCTGCGAGCGCGGCACGCCGGGCCGCATGCAGATCGTCCCCGTCTCGCCCGCGGACACGGCGCTGCGCGACCGCCTGCTGCGCGAGACGGTGGTGCCGCGCTGGATCAGCCGTTGCGGCGATGACTGCGCCGAGGTCTGGAACCGCCATCTCGCACCCGTGACCGGCTTCCGCGCCGTGGGCGAGTGA
- the metH gene encoding methionine synthase produces the protein MASRPHLLDALRDRVLLCDGGMGSRVQALTLDIVKDFWDKENCTEVLSLSRPELIREIHRGYYEAGADMVLTNTFGGSPITLEEFELGDRAFEINKVGVELAREAAESFADGRHRWVVGDIGPGTKLPSLGHVTYDALEAALTEQCLGLIAGGADAILTETNQDTLYIKAAVNAAKIAKAKTKSDIPIFVQVTVETTGTLLVGPDIAAAAAVIHSLDVPLIGLNCATGPQEMAEHVRWLSQNWPGLLSVQPNAGLPELVDGKTHYPLGAEEMATWMERFVVEDGFNLIGGCCGTSTPHIAAQDAMLRRLGGDKHRPAPVKRKYHWVPSVASLYSSVSLRQENSYFSIGERCNANGSKAWRERQAAHDWDGCLAIGREQVAEGSNSLDICTAFVGRDEMAEMSEVITRFTSSVNAPLVIDSTETNVIEASLKLHGGKPIINSINFEEGEGAAHDRMKLAKKFGAAVIALTIDEVGMAKTAEDKLRIAERLVDFACTQYGLPQSDLMIDPLTFTIATGNEDDRKLGVWTLDGIRMIREKFPDIQIILGLSNISFGLNPAARHVLNSVFLDHAVKAGMTGAIVHVSKIKPLHQIPPEEVQVMEDLIYDRRREGYDPLQKVLEMFSGRKAADNVAKVKAATVQGRLKDRIVDGDRKGLEDELAAAMAEGMTPLAIINDVLLDGMKVVGELFGAGKMQLPFVLQSAETMKAAVAYLEPHMERVEGQEKGIIVLGTVRGDVHDIGKNLVDIILTNNGYKVVNLGIKVPLQQIVDAAREHKAHAIGMSGLLVKSTVVMRENLEEMSRQGVDIPVLLGGAALTRNYVEEDCVQAYASGRVVYARDAFDGLHLMDKVMGNDFDGYLGAIQQKRSGKSKNEKRTLGTADPRGFAPVDLAYAQARRRRETAGLPVPTPPFWGARLMEADPKALVPFINERSLYQFQWGFRKAGRSLEDFLGWAKQELRPVLKRMLALAQEQDILKPQAIYGYWKCAGQGNELILFEEDGTTEAARFHLPRQPKDDGDCIADFVRDVDDAERDVIGLQVVTVGQKASDMAREWFDGNRYQDYLYLHGLSVEMAEALAEYVHKRIRAELGFAGEDARDMEKMLAQGYRGGRYSFGYPACPRLEDQVPLLKLLQAERIGVEISDEWQLHPEQSTSAIVLHHPRAKYFTV, from the coding sequence ATGGCCTCCAGACCGCACCTCCTCGATGCCCTGCGCGACCGCGTCCTGCTCTGCGATGGCGGCATGGGCAGCCGCGTGCAGGCGCTGACGCTCGATATCGTGAAGGATTTCTGGGACAAGGAGAATTGCACGGAGGTGCTGTCCCTCTCGCGGCCCGAGCTCATCCGCGAGATCCATCGTGGCTACTACGAGGCCGGCGCCGACATGGTGCTGACCAACACCTTCGGCGGCAGCCCCATCACGCTGGAGGAATTCGAACTCGGCGATCGCGCCTTCGAGATCAACAAGGTGGGCGTGGAGCTGGCGCGCGAGGCGGCGGAGAGCTTCGCCGATGGTCGCCACCGCTGGGTGGTGGGAGATATCGGACCCGGCACGAAGCTGCCGAGCCTGGGGCACGTCACCTATGACGCGCTGGAGGCGGCGCTGACCGAGCAATGCCTCGGCCTCATCGCCGGCGGGGCGGACGCGATCCTGACCGAGACGAACCAGGACACGCTCTACATCAAGGCCGCCGTCAACGCGGCCAAGATCGCGAAGGCGAAGACCAAGTCCGACATCCCCATCTTCGTGCAGGTGACGGTGGAGACGACGGGCACGCTGCTGGTGGGCCCCGACATCGCGGCCGCCGCGGCCGTGATCCATTCGCTGGACGTGCCGCTGATCGGCCTGAACTGCGCGACCGGCCCGCAGGAGATGGCGGAGCATGTGCGCTGGCTCAGCCAGAACTGGCCCGGCCTGCTGAGCGTGCAGCCCAATGCGGGCCTGCCCGAGCTGGTGGACGGCAAGACGCACTACCCGCTGGGCGCCGAGGAGATGGCGACCTGGATGGAGCGCTTCGTCGTGGAGGACGGCTTCAACCTCATCGGCGGCTGCTGCGGCACCTCCACGCCGCACATCGCGGCGCAGGACGCGATGCTGCGCCGGCTGGGCGGGGACAAGCACCGCCCCGCGCCCGTGAAGCGCAAGTATCACTGGGTGCCGAGCGTGGCCTCGCTCTACTCTTCCGTCTCGCTGCGGCAAGAGAACAGCTACTTCTCCATCGGCGAGCGCTGCAACGCCAACGGTTCCAAGGCTTGGCGCGAGCGTCAGGCGGCGCATGACTGGGACGGGTGCCTGGCGATCGGGCGCGAGCAGGTGGCCGAGGGCTCCAACTCGCTCGACATCTGCACGGCCTTCGTGGGCCGCGACGAGATGGCGGAGATGAGCGAGGTCATCACCCGCTTCACCTCCAGCGTGAACGCGCCGCTGGTGATCGACAGCACCGAGACGAATGTCATCGAGGCCTCGCTGAAGCTGCATGGCGGTAAGCCCATCATCAACTCGATCAACTTCGAGGAAGGCGAGGGCGCGGCGCATGACCGCATGAAGCTCGCCAAGAAGTTCGGCGCGGCCGTCATCGCGCTGACGATTGACGAAGTCGGCATGGCCAAGACGGCGGAGGACAAGCTGCGCATCGCCGAGCGGCTGGTGGATTTCGCCTGCACGCAATACGGCCTGCCGCAATCCGATCTGATGATCGATCCGCTGACCTTCACCATCGCGACCGGCAACGAGGATGACCGCAAGCTCGGCGTCTGGACGCTGGATGGCATCCGGATGATCCGGGAGAAGTTCCCGGACATCCAGATCATCCTGGGCCTGTCCAACATCTCCTTCGGCCTGAACCCGGCCGCGCGGCATGTGCTGAACAGCGTGTTCCTCGACCATGCCGTGAAGGCCGGCATGACGGGGGCGATCGTGCATGTCTCCAAGATCAAGCCCCTGCACCAGATCCCGCCGGAGGAGGTGCAGGTGATGGAGGATCTGATCTACGACCGCCGGCGCGAGGGATATGACCCCCTGCAGAAGGTCCTGGAGATGTTCTCCGGCCGCAAGGCCGCGGACAATGTGGCCAAGGTGAAGGCCGCCACCGTGCAGGGTCGCCTCAAGGACCGCATCGTGGATGGCGACCGCAAGGGGCTGGAGGACGAGCTTGCCGCCGCAATGGCGGAAGGCATGACGCCGCTCGCCATCATCAACGACGTGCTGCTGGACGGCATGAAGGTGGTGGGGGAACTGTTCGGCGCCGGCAAGATGCAGCTGCCCTTCGTGCTGCAATCGGCGGAGACGATGAAGGCGGCGGTGGCTTACCTCGAACCGCACATGGAGCGCGTGGAGGGCCAGGAGAAGGGCATCATCGTGCTGGGCACCGTGCGCGGCGACGTGCACGACATCGGCAAGAACCTGGTGGACATCATCCTCACCAACAACGGCTACAAGGTGGTGAACCTCGGCATCAAGGTGCCCTTGCAGCAGATCGTGGACGCGGCGCGGGAGCACAAGGCGCATGCCATCGGCATGTCCGGGCTGCTGGTGAAGTCCACCGTCGTGATGCGCGAGAACCTGGAGGAGATGTCCCGCCAGGGCGTGGACATCCCCGTGCTGCTGGGCGGCGCGGCGCTGACACGCAACTATGTCGAGGAGGACTGCGTGCAGGCCTATGCGAGCGGCCGCGTCGTCTATGCGCGTGACGCCTTCGACGGCCTGCACCTGATGGACAAGGTGATGGGCAACGACTTCGACGGCTATCTGGGCGCCATCCAGCAGAAGCGCTCGGGCAAGTCGAAGAACGAGAAGCGCACGCTCGGCACCGCCGACCCGCGCGGCTTCGCCCCCGTGGACCTGGCCTATGCCCAGGCCCGCCGCCGGCGCGAGACCGCCGGCCTGCCCGTGCCCACGCCGCCCTTCTGGGGCGCGCGCCTCATGGAGGCGGACCCCAAGGCGCTGGTGCCCTTCATCAACGAACGCAGCCTGTATCAGTTCCAGTGGGGCTTCCGGAAAGCCGGCCGCAGCCTGGAGGATTTCCTGGGCTGGGCGAAGCAGGAGCTGCGCCCGGTGCTCAAGCGCATGCTGGCGCTGGCGCAGGAACAGGACATCCTCAAGCCCCAGGCCATCTACGGCTATTGGAAGTGCGCGGGGCAGGGCAATGAGCTGATCCTCTTCGAGGAGGACGGCACCACCGAGGCCGCCCGCTTCCACCTTCCGCGACAACCGAAGGATGACGGGGATTGCATCGCCGACTTCGTCCGCGACGTGGACGATGCCGAGCGCGACGTGATCGGCCTGCAGGTGGTGACGGTGGGCCAGAAGGCTTCCGACATGGCGCGGGAGTGGTTCGACGGGAACCGCTACCAGGACTACCTCTACCTCCACGGTCTCTCGGTCGAGATGGCGGAGGCGCTGGCGGAATACGTCCACAAGCGCATCCGCGCCGAGCTGGGCTTCGCCGGCGAGGATGCGCGCGACATGGAGAAGATGCTCGCCCAGGGCTATCGCGGCGGGCGTTATTCCTTCGGCTATCCGGCCTGCCCGCGGCTGGAGGACCAGGTGCCGCTGCTGAAGCTGCTCCAGGCGGAACGTATCGGCGTCGAGATCAGCGACGAGTGGCAGCTCCACCCCGAGCAGAGCACCAGCGCCATCGTCCTGCACCACCCGCGGGCGAAATACTTCACGGTGTGA
- a CDS encoding ArsR/SmtB family transcription factor: MEDLLTQLRAAAEPTRLRLLALCARGAFNVSELCAVLGQSQPRLSRHLKLLAEANLLERLPEGPHVYFQLPAGADLARLILARLPEDEPVLQADRRQAARIAAERARAASEAFRRDGMDWDEIRALGLDAGAIEAALLDALPPSVEHLLDIGTGTGRLLELLADRARRALGVDASREMLALARARLSERGLAERCSVRLADMYRLPLADARFDVVTLQMVLHYAEDPAAALAEAARVLAPGGSLLVLDLAPHDRAEVLSRFAHRWPGFDDAAMAGWLGGAGCALAGTAQLPGPLEVRLWCATRLPAHALAVA, translated from the coding sequence ATGGAAGACCTCCTCACGCAATTGCGCGCCGCGGCCGAGCCGACACGGCTGCGGCTGCTGGCCCTCTGCGCGCGGGGGGCCTTCAACGTGTCCGAGCTTTGCGCGGTGCTGGGGCAGTCGCAGCCGCGCCTTTCGCGCCACCTGAAGCTGCTGGCCGAGGCGAATTTGCTGGAGCGCCTGCCCGAGGGCCCGCATGTCTATTTCCAGCTTCCCGCCGGCGCCGACCTCGCCCGGCTGATCCTGGCCCGCCTGCCGGAGGACGAGCCCGTGCTCCAGGCCGACCGCCGCCAGGCCGCCCGCATCGCGGCGGAGCGGGCCCGCGCCGCCTCCGAGGCCTTCCGCCGCGACGGCATGGATTGGGATGAAATCCGCGCGCTCGGTCTCGATGCCGGCGCCATCGAGGCGGCGCTGCTCGATGCCCTGCCGCCCAGCGTGGAGCATCTGCTCGACATCGGCACCGGCACGGGCCGGCTGCTGGAATTGCTGGCCGACCGCGCGCGCCGGGCGCTGGGCGTGGATGCCAGCCGCGAGATGCTGGCGCTGGCCCGCGCGCGGCTGTCCGAACGCGGCCTGGCGGAGCGCTGCTCCGTGCGCCTGGCCGACATGTACCGCCTGCCGCTGGCCGATGCGCGCTTCGACGTGGTGACGCTGCAGATGGTGCTGCACTACGCCGAAGACCCCGCCGCTGCGCTGGCCGAGGCCGCGCGGGTGCTGGCGCCGGGGGGCAGCCTGCTGGTGCTGGACCTCGCCCCGCATGACCGCGCCGAGGTGCTGTCCCGCTTCGCCCATCGCTGGCCGGGCTTCGATGATGCCGCCATGGCCGGCTGGCTGGGCGGGGCGGGTTGCGCGCTGGCCGGCACCGCCCAACTCCCGGGTCCGCTCGAGGTGCGGCTGTGGTGCGCGACGCGCCTGCCGGCCCATGCCCTCGCCGTTGCCTGA
- a CDS encoding ester cyclase has translation MEDVAKNKALIRWVYEEGFSNNDLGVMDVAFGESYICRFPALEPIVGLEACKRAIGAFLRAFPATYRIEHLVGEGDRVVARWNAQGVHAGDFQDMLDPGRIYPATHLPVRFSATDIYRFEGGKIVEEWNSLEEFGLLAQIGGLVRPG, from the coding sequence ATGGAAGACGTCGCGAAGAACAAGGCGCTGATCCGCTGGGTGTACGAGGAAGGCTTCAGCAACAACGACCTTGGCGTCATGGATGTGGCCTTTGGGGAAAGCTACATCTGCCGCTTCCCCGCGCTGGAGCCCATCGTGGGCCTCGAGGCCTGCAAGCGTGCGATCGGCGCCTTCCTCCGCGCCTTCCCGGCCACCTACCGCATCGAGCATCTGGTGGGGGAAGGCGACCGTGTGGTGGCGCGCTGGAATGCCCAGGGCGTCCATGCCGGCGATTTCCAGGACATGCTCGATCCTGGCCGGATCTATCCTGCCACTCACCTTCCGGTGCGGTTCAGCGCGACCGACATCTACCGGTTCGAGGGTGGGAAGATCGTGGAGGAGTGGAACAGCCTCGAGGAATTCGGCTTGCTCGCGCAGATTGGCGGGCTGGTCCGCCCTGGCTGA
- a CDS encoding MBL fold metallo-hydrolase, whose product MGTALATPALIGRAAAQSGTAAAPRMQTPGFFRFRVGSFTVTTLLDGFSPWVDPATSLVVNADRAAVEGALRDAMLPPAQINDLFALTLLETPAGLTLFDSGTGGQLVPTAGMLPASLAAAGVDPARVERVVLSHCHLDHITGLTTPDNVAVFPNARILLPEAEWNFWTDASNEARVPDYQRNNFANIPRRLAPYRGRVERFAPGAEILPGVRAVAAPGHTPGHTVFHVAEGADQLFIMGDTASRPELFLRHPEWHHSYDIDPVTASATRFRLFDRIAAERARMTAYHFPFPANGHVRRVGEGFIFVPADWSTAL is encoded by the coding sequence ATGGGGACGGCTCTCGCCACGCCCGCGCTCATCGGCCGCGCCGCAGCGCAATCCGGGACCGCCGCGGCGCCCCGCATGCAGACGCCGGGCTTCTTCCGCTTCCGGGTGGGCAGCTTCACCGTCACGACCTTGCTGGACGGGTTCTCGCCCTGGGTGGACCCCGCGACGAGCCTCGTCGTGAACGCCGACCGCGCGGCCGTGGAGGGGGCGCTGCGGGATGCCATGCTGCCGCCCGCACAGATCAACGACCTGTTCGCGCTGACGCTGCTGGAGACGCCGGCGGGCCTCACCCTCTTCGACAGCGGCACGGGGGGGCAGCTTGTTCCCACCGCCGGCATGCTGCCCGCGAGCCTCGCGGCGGCCGGCGTGGATCCCGCGCGCGTCGAGCGCGTCGTGCTGAGCCATTGCCACCTGGACCACATCACCGGTCTCACCACGCCCGACAACGTGGCGGTCTTTCCCAATGCGCGGATCCTGCTGCCCGAGGCGGAATGGAACTTCTGGACCGATGCGTCGAATGAGGCGCGCGTGCCGGATTACCAGCGCAACAACTTCGCCAACATCCCGCGACGTCTCGCCCCCTATCGCGGCCGGGTGGAGCGCTTCGCTCCGGGCGCCGAGATCCTGCCCGGGGTGCGCGCCGTGGCGGCGCCCGGCCACACGCCCGGCCACACGGTCTTCCACGTGGCGGAGGGTGCGGACCAGCTTTTCATCATGGGCGATACGGCCTCACGGCCGGAGCTTTTCCTGCGCCACCCGGAATGGCATCACAGCTATGACATCGACCCGGTGACGGCGTCCGCGACGCGCTTCCGCCTCTTCGACCGTATCGCCGCCGAGCGGGCGCGGATGACGGCCTACCATTTCCCCTTCCCGGCAAACGGGCATGTCCGGCGGGTCGGCGAAGGGTTCATCTTCGTGCCCGCGGATTGGAGCACCGCCCTCTAG